A single genomic interval of Lacrimispora sphenoides JCM 1415 harbors:
- a CDS encoding AraC family transcriptional regulator: MTNQGDTLLYKKKHNITINDIQHSLYYYFDYDERSFDINMPFQHFHSFFEIMILISPQACHLIEGLPYSIRAGDLVLLRPSVLHQTEYLKGAPSKRLIIGFLYPPELWGMPETYQKLFEPFYSPLPIYRFPSKQQQLINEKLNRIYRYSFQNEEPELKSLIIHGMFVEFLYTIRQLAPSNIYINEPLMNEASKKIYTIANYIHNHYSEELTLDSLSREFYISPYYLSHQFKDVTGYTLTQYIQMTRIRNVQYLLLNTKKKISELAEECGFTSFSQFNRIFQKYCSQSPSEFRKDGGGNSLPTIL; encoded by the coding sequence ATGACAAATCAAGGTGATACACTGCTTTATAAGAAAAAACATAATATTACCATCAACGATATCCAGCATTCCCTTTATTATTACTTTGACTATGATGAACGTTCCTTCGATATCAACATGCCATTCCAACATTTTCATTCCTTTTTTGAAATCATGATATTAATCAGTCCTCAGGCATGCCATCTGATAGAGGGTCTCCCTTATTCTATCCGTGCAGGTGACCTGGTTCTTCTGCGCCCATCGGTTCTTCACCAGACGGAATATCTGAAAGGAGCCCCCAGCAAACGGCTTATCATCGGATTTTTGTACCCTCCCGAGCTCTGGGGTATGCCGGAAACTTATCAAAAGCTTTTCGAACCATTTTATTCTCCTCTTCCCATATACCGCTTCCCCTCCAAACAACAGCAGCTGATCAACGAAAAGTTAAACCGGATCTACCGCTACTCCTTTCAGAATGAGGAACCGGAATTAAAATCCCTAATTATTCACGGAATGTTTGTAGAGTTTCTTTATACGATTAGGCAGCTGGCACCTTCTAACATCTACATCAATGAACCATTGATGAATGAAGCCTCAAAAAAAATATATACCATTGCCAACTACATTCATAATCATTATTCGGAAGAATTGACTCTGGACTCCCTTTCCAGGGAGTTTTATATCAGTCCTTACTATTTGTCCCATCAGTTTAAAGATGTGACAGGGTACACCCTCACCCAGTACATACAGATGACACGGATCCGAAATGTACAATACCTGCTGTTAAACACCAAAAAGAAGATTTCTGAACTGGCGGAAGAGTGCGGTTTTACAAGCTTCTCTCAATTTAACCGTATCTTTCAAAAATATTGCAGCCAGTCTCCATCTGAATTTCGAAAAGATGGTGGCGGAAACAGTCTTCCAACCATTCTTTAA
- a CDS encoding HD-GYP domain-containing protein, with the protein MQIQYTKNLNNKGVLGIIRRFCNYIDPRLTEHGSHVAYIISRMLQDTGQYSKQELRDICFLAQLHDIGAYKTEEISRMLQFETDDIWDHSFYGYLFIRYFSPLKELAPAVLLHHITWNFLEQGDEPSTKLKDLSQILHVADRIDVSMSLEKRSWEETLQLIIQGANNVFAPHIVDLAARLNFKDSIENEWRKDSEYFDFLTSIPLSEEETTEYLKMLVFIIDFRSHYTVTHTITTTSISYELGKLLSLNENQLNLVLCGSLLHDLGKIAIPVEILEYPGKLSQKAMGIMRTHVNFTEKIFGGSIDKTIERIALRHHEKLNGSGYPKKLKAEDLTTEERLVAIADIISALTGARSYKASFPTDDILSILTRMKNDGLLDESIVDLATEHLYDILDTTSIRCQPILSIYEKLRKEYETLPQFESYDEKLHFALTLRDPELMPSWP; encoded by the coding sequence ATGCAAATACAATATACAAAAAATTTAAATAACAAAGGCGTCTTAGGCATAATCCGGCGCTTCTGTAATTATATTGATCCACGGCTGACGGAACACGGTTCCCACGTGGCGTACATCATTTCCCGTATGCTGCAGGATACCGGGCAGTATTCCAAGCAGGAGCTTCGGGATATCTGCTTTCTGGCCCAGCTTCATGATATCGGAGCATACAAGACAGAGGAAATCTCCAGGATGCTTCAATTTGAAACCGACGATATTTGGGATCATTCCTTCTACGGATATCTTTTCATACGATATTTTTCTCCCCTTAAGGAATTAGCTCCTGCAGTACTCTTACACCACATCACCTGGAATTTTCTGGAGCAGGGAGATGAACCAAGCACGAAATTAAAAGATCTATCACAAATCCTTCACGTTGCAGATCGCATTGATGTCTCCATGTCACTGGAAAAGCGTTCCTGGGAGGAAACCCTCCAACTGATCATCCAGGGAGCGAATAACGTATTTGCCCCTCACATTGTAGATCTTGCTGCCAGGCTTAACTTTAAAGATTCCATTGAAAATGAATGGAGAAAAGATTCAGAATACTTCGATTTTTTAACCAGCATTCCACTTTCCGAAGAAGAGACTACGGAATATTTGAAAATGCTGGTCTTTATCATTGATTTCAGAAGCCATTACACCGTAACCCATACCATAACCACCACCAGCATCAGCTATGAGCTTGGTAAACTCCTGTCCTTAAATGAGAATCAATTAAACCTGGTACTTTGCGGCTCGCTGCTGCACGATCTGGGTAAAATCGCCATTCCTGTAGAAATTCTTGAGTATCCGGGAAAATTAAGCCAAAAGGCCATGGGAATCATGCGGACCCATGTAAACTTCACGGAGAAAATATTCGGAGGCAGCATTGATAAAACCATTGAGCGCATCGCACTGCGTCATCATGAAAAGCTAAATGGATCCGGATATCCGAAAAAGCTGAAAGCTGAGGATTTAACTACGGAAGAACGCCTCGTGGCCATTGCCGATATCATCAGCGCCTTAACTGGTGCCAGGAGCTATAAGGCTTCCTTTCCAACAGATGACATCCTGTCCATCCTCACCCGGATGAAGAATGACGGCCTCCTGGATGAATCCATCGTTGATCTGGCAACGGAACATCTTTATGATATCCTTGATACCACCTCCATCCGGTGCCAGCCCATATTAAGCATTTATGAAAAGCTGAGAAAAGAATATGAAACTCTGCCTCAATTTGAATCCTACGATGAAAAGCTTCACTTTGCGCTTACCTTAAGAGATCCGGAGCTTATGCCGTCCTGGCCATGA
- a CDS encoding extracellular solute-binding protein, with product MRKARGLKICMAVFAAAVLATGCGSNTGKDAAKAAGAAETKAGATAAGENGEEVTIKVMVWDRGDAAPGTTVENNTQTEWIKQQMKETYNINVEYVSVPRSSSDDKLNIMMSGGSAPDIVFTYNQSIYYNFAQNGGLADLSQAYETYGSDIKKFVSDAQNMGQIDGKQFAIMKQRGVEAPRHTAYIRQDWLDKLGMEIPKTKEELTAYLQAVKDKNPGGVDNVVPWAMSGRNDTEKGYLNFLGSYVNLESDKDAYVYSESYMTVAPGTVTGLKKLNELYNKGLIAKDFATDTAEDIYKAQVTAGNAGFFLDDTERPWDYITILNQSTGGRTFVPVQCFELADGSYRTPFEPRYGMFVMVPKSSEKKVDACMKYLNWQADPEVAENIVYTIEHKRDENGVPIKLSSEELSSKGYPGTCDDLNIVNLAMEWTKSKDAIVSKWANDQSVDWETPDWFSNYYDVRSEGKFRYPVYSNISQAEADYGQNVVNMMIEYVYKLISCSPDQFDSMQQTEYNNLVNAGLQKILDARAEYYDSIK from the coding sequence ATGAGAAAAGCAAGAGGATTGAAAATCTGTATGGCTGTTTTTGCAGCAGCAGTTCTGGCTACCGGATGCGGTTCCAATACTGGCAAGGACGCAGCGAAAGCAGCAGGTGCTGCAGAAACAAAGGCTGGGGCAACGGCAGCGGGAGAGAATGGAGAGGAAGTGACCATCAAAGTTATGGTTTGGGACAGAGGTGATGCAGCTCCTGGTACGACTGTAGAAAACAACACCCAGACGGAATGGATCAAACAGCAGATGAAGGAAACGTATAATATCAATGTGGAATATGTTTCTGTTCCAAGATCATCTTCGGATGATAAGCTGAACATCATGATGTCCGGTGGAAGCGCTCCTGATATCGTATTTACATACAATCAGAGCATTTACTATAACTTTGCACAGAATGGCGGTCTGGCTGACTTATCACAGGCGTATGAAACCTATGGCTCAGATATTAAGAAGTTTGTTTCTGATGCTCAGAATATGGGACAGATTGACGGAAAACAGTTTGCAATTATGAAGCAAAGAGGTGTGGAAGCCCCCCGCCATACTGCGTATATCCGTCAGGACTGGCTGGATAAGCTGGGAATGGAAATTCCGAAGACAAAAGAGGAATTGACTGCGTACTTACAAGCAGTAAAGGATAAGAATCCAGGCGGTGTTGACAATGTAGTTCCGTGGGCAATGAGCGGTCGCAATGATACGGAGAAGGGTTATTTAAATTTCTTGGGTTCTTATGTAAACCTTGAAAGCGACAAGGATGCTTATGTTTACAGCGAGTCTTATATGACAGTTGCTCCAGGCACTGTAACAGGTCTGAAAAAATTAAATGAACTGTACAACAAGGGACTTATTGCAAAGGATTTTGCTACTGATACGGCTGAAGATATCTACAAAGCCCAGGTAACTGCAGGCAATGCAGGATTCTTCTTAGATGACACAGAGCGTCCATGGGATTACATCACGATCTTAAACCAGAGTACAGGTGGAAGAACGTTTGTACCGGTACAGTGCTTTGAATTGGCCGACGGTTCCTACCGAACTCCGTTTGAACCGAGATATGGTATGTTTGTAATGGTTCCAAAGTCAAGTGAGAAAAAGGTTGATGCCTGCATGAAATATCTAAACTGGCAGGCAGATCCGGAAGTTGCCGAGAATATTGTATACACGATAGAGCATAAGAGAGACGAAAACGGAGTCCCGATTAAATTATCCAGCGAAGAACTTTCCAGTAAAGGGTATCCGGGAACCTGTGATGACTTAAATATTGTAAATCTTGCTATGGAATGGACGAAGAGTAAAGATGCTATCGTATCCAAATGGGCAAATGATCAGTCCGTTGATTGGGAAACTCCGGATTGGTTCTCCAATTACTATGATGTACGCTCTGAAGGCAAATTCCGCTACCCGGTATACTCTAATATTTCACAGGCAGAGGCGGATTACGGACAGAATGTAGTAAACATGATGATTGAATATGTTTACAAACTGATAAGCTGCTCACCGGATCAGTTCGACAGTATGCAGCAGACAGAATACAACAACCTTGTAAATGCAGGGCTGCAGAAGATTCTTGATGCAAGAGCAGAATATTATGACAGCATAAAGTAA
- a CDS encoding ABC transporter permease has protein sequence MKEKTAKGKERKIPFKVYMRNTWQLYLMLLIPVIYMLLFRYKPMIGGIIAFKKFNVFAGIWNSPWVGLANFREAFGSKDFWNALKNTLILNAGDLIIGFPIPVFIAVFLFEIRNTHIRKATQTILYLPNFLSWVIISGIITQLFSVSGLVNDLIRRTGFAEVNFLSSTFVWRFVYWFSGVWQSAGYSLIIYLAALTATDPSLGEAAYIDGATRLQRIAHVTIPQIRPTISIMLIMQLGKIVSIDFDRPYMMGNTLVKSASDVISTYVYNVGLQSGRFDFATAVGLFQSVVGIILILSVNKVSKKMGEEGIM, from the coding sequence GTGAAAGAAAAAACAGCAAAGGGAAAAGAGCGCAAGATCCCGTTTAAAGTATATATGCGCAATACCTGGCAGCTTTACTTAATGCTTTTGATCCCGGTAATTTATATGCTTCTGTTCCGTTATAAGCCAATGATCGGAGGCATCATTGCATTTAAGAAATTCAATGTATTTGCCGGCATCTGGAACAGTCCGTGGGTTGGACTTGCGAACTTTAGGGAGGCCTTCGGTTCAAAGGATTTCTGGAATGCATTGAAAAATACCCTGATATTAAACGCAGGTGATTTAATAATTGGATTTCCGATTCCGGTATTTATTGCTGTATTCCTGTTTGAAATCAGAAACACGCATATCAGGAAAGCTACGCAGACAATTTTGTATCTTCCCAACTTTCTTTCCTGGGTTATTATTTCAGGTATTATTACACAGCTCTTTTCCGTAAGTGGTCTTGTCAATGATCTGATCCGTAGAACAGGATTTGCAGAAGTGAACTTCTTAAGTTCGACCTTTGTCTGGCGTTTTGTGTATTGGTTTTCAGGTGTCTGGCAGTCAGCGGGTTATTCCTTGATCATTTATCTGGCAGCACTGACAGCGACGGATCCGTCTTTGGGTGAAGCAGCGTATATAGACGGCGCAACAAGGCTTCAGAGAATTGCTCATGTAACGATACCTCAGATCAGGCCAACGATTTCTATCATGCTCATCATGCAGCTTGGAAAAATTGTATCAATTGATTTTGACCGTCCTTATATGATGGGAAATACTTTAGTAAAGAGTGCTTCAGATGTTATTAGTACCTATGTTTATAACGTTGGCCTTCAGTCAGGACGTTTTGATTTTGCCACTGCAGTTGGATTGTTCCAGTCAGTGGTGGGAATTATCCTGATTCTATCGGTTAATAAAGTTTCCAAAAAAATGGGAGAGGAGGGAATTATGTAA
- the treR gene encoding trehalose operon repressor, with protein MESKYRRLYKELLEKIEKREYRPGDKLPAEGELMEIYGASRDTVRKALGLLEEDGCIRKARGKAAEVLDKSKFNFPVSEIASFKEIYRYSDSRPRTFVENLEIVKNDKKLMEALQIGPEDEAFVLERVREIDGEKIIIDKDYFSRKVVENLPLRAAQDSVYEYLENEQGLKIGFAMKEITVHTATDEDYRLLDMGRYDMVVVVKSYTYLEDSTLFQYTESRHRPDKFKFVDFARRKL; from the coding sequence ATGGAAAGTAAATACAGGCGTCTTTATAAGGAGCTGCTAGAAAAAATAGAAAAGCGGGAATACCGTCCGGGAGACAAGCTTCCGGCGGAAGGAGAGCTGATGGAGATATACGGTGCATCCCGTGATACTGTCCGCAAAGCCCTGGGGCTTTTGGAGGAAGATGGCTGCATCCGCAAAGCCAGGGGAAAGGCCGCTGAGGTGTTGGATAAGAGCAAGTTTAATTTCCCGGTATCGGAGATAGCAAGCTTTAAGGAAATCTACCGTTATTCAGATTCCAGGCCCAGAACCTTTGTGGAGAATTTAGAAATTGTAAAAAATGATAAAAAGCTGATGGAAGCCCTTCAGATCGGCCCGGAGGATGAGGCCTTTGTATTGGAACGGGTCCGGGAAATCGATGGGGAAAAGATCATTATTGATAAGGATTATTTTTCAAGGAAAGTCGTGGAGAATCTGCCTTTGCGCGCTGCTCAGGATTCTGTTTATGAATATCTGGAGAATGAACAGGGGCTTAAAATCGGCTTTGCCATGAAGGAGATCACAGTCCATACGGCAACGGATGAGGATTACCGGCTCCTTGATATGGGACGTTATGATATGGTGGTGGTGGTGAAGAGTTATACGTATCTGGAAGACTCTACTTTGTTCCAGTACACGGAATCGCGCCACAGGCCGGACAAGTTTAAGTTCGTGGATTTTGCCCGTCGGAAGTTGTAA
- a CDS encoding HAD family hydrolase, whose translation MPKKLIIFTDSGDTIINESTEIHNEDGIVVQAELIPGAGETLKALYEAGYVIAMVADGEEQSFTNVYEKNGLGYCFHTRTISEIVGIQKPSGRMFQDAMEKNHLTDEDKKRVVMIGNNVKKDVAGANRFGITSILIDWSPRYDMIPADEWETPDYTVHEPKELLALVERLEAEIGKDGNE comes from the coding sequence ATGCCCAAAAAACTAATCATTTTTACAGACAGTGGAGATACAATTATTAACGAAAGCACCGAAATTCACAATGAAGATGGTATTGTAGTTCAAGCAGAACTGATACCCGGTGCAGGGGAGACTCTAAAAGCCCTTTACGAAGCAGGTTATGTCATTGCAATGGTGGCAGATGGAGAAGAACAGTCCTTTACCAATGTTTATGAAAAAAACGGCCTTGGTTATTGTTTCCATACCAGGACAATTTCCGAGATAGTCGGGATCCAGAAACCATCAGGGCGGATGTTTCAGGATGCCATGGAGAAGAATCACCTGACGGATGAGGACAAAAAGAGGGTGGTTATGATAGGAAACAATGTGAAAAAGGATGTTGCAGGAGCCAACCGCTTTGGAATTACTTCTATTCTCATTGACTGGTCTCCCCGCTATGATATGATTCCGGCTGATGAATGGGAAACGCCGGACTATACCGTCCATGAACCAAAAGAACTTCTGGCTCTGGTAGAAAGACTGGAGGCAGAAATTGGTAAAGACGGGAACGAATAG
- a CDS encoding carbohydrate ABC transporter permease, which translates to MGELKSKTERRFQIFWNTFFVAISIIAMIPILRVISMSLSSKDAILSGKVFLYPVQFTTEAYVRAFRSGSFVSSFIYSVFLMLGSTVVCVIMTIMAAYPLSKKNLKGGTIIMTLFVLTMYLDPGIIPKYLNVKDFKLIDTVWALIIPEALSAYNMIIMCTAFKGLDSSLYEAAKIDGCNEIQTLFRIAIPLVYPTLATLALFYAVGRWNRLSDVLYYVNTSKLYTVQMVLKQLIESVKISQEEGIASQLVADNIKSASIAISMTPMIIAYPFIQKYFTKGIMLGAVKG; encoded by the coding sequence ATGGGGGAATTAAAGAGCAAGACAGAACGCAGGTTTCAGATTTTCTGGAATACTTTTTTTGTAGCAATCAGTATTATTGCGATGATACCGATCCTCCGTGTGATATCCATGTCCCTCAGTTCCAAGGATGCAATTCTGAGTGGAAAGGTTTTTTTGTATCCGGTACAGTTTACAACGGAAGCTTACGTCAGGGCATTTCGAAGCGGAAGTTTCGTCTCATCCTTTATTTATTCCGTTTTTCTGATGCTGGGATCCACGGTTGTGTGCGTCATCATGACAATCATGGCGGCATACCCGCTTTCGAAGAAGAATTTAAAAGGCGGAACAATCATTATGACCCTGTTTGTATTGACGATGTATTTGGATCCGGGAATCATCCCAAAATATTTGAATGTGAAAGATTTTAAGTTGATTGATACCGTATGGGCTCTGATTATCCCGGAGGCACTCAGCGCGTATAATATGATTATTATGTGTACCGCTTTCAAAGGATTAGACTCCTCACTTTATGAAGCGGCAAAGATTGATGGCTGCAATGAGATTCAGACCTTATTCAGAATTGCGATTCCTTTGGTTTACCCCACATTGGCTACACTTGCTCTGTTTTATGCAGTCGGCAGATGGAACCGTTTGAGTGACGTTCTTTACTATGTAAATACTTCTAAGCTTTACACAGTTCAGATGGTATTAAAACAGCTGATTGAATCGGTTAAGATATCCCAGGAAGAAGGAATTGCATCACAGCTGGTTGCTGATAACATTAAATCGGCAAGCATCGCGATTTCTATGACACCAATGATTATTGCCTATCCGTTTATTCAGAAATATTTTACAAAGGGCATTATGCTTGGTGCAGTAAAAGGCTGA
- a CDS encoding glycoside hydrolase family 88/105 protein, producing the protein MEKLKEKIDLLVSSFEKILYDEDDIFLKNMEKNNLSGDNTELYRYWEWTQGVGLYGLWKIYEETGEKELLEKLEKYYERQLSIGLPSRNINTTAPLLALSYLAEKSRNETYMEICRDWAQWLVEELPMTEEGGFQHLTSDTLNEQELWDDTLFMAVLFLARMGVLLDNKKWINEAEYQFLLHAKYLADRKSGLWYHGWTFHGRHNFSNAFWGRGNSWITMAIPELFGIIPCSGAVKHYLTEVLKNQIEALVSYQNESGMWHTVINDSTSYVEASATCGFAYGILKAVHLGLIDPSYEENARKALLPVLQCIDAEGVVHQVSYGTPMGRESVQFYKDVELRPMPYGQAMAILFLLEASK; encoded by the coding sequence ATGGAAAAATTAAAAGAAAAAATAGATTTACTGGTTTCAAGCTTTGAAAAGATTCTTTATGATGAAGATGATATCTTCTTAAAAAATATGGAAAAAAATAACTTATCCGGGGACAATACAGAGCTCTACCGGTATTGGGAATGGACGCAGGGAGTAGGACTGTACGGTTTATGGAAAATATATGAAGAAACCGGTGAGAAAGAGCTTTTAGAGAAACTGGAAAAGTATTATGAAAGACAGCTTTCCATTGGTTTGCCTTCACGCAACATTAATACAACAGCTCCTCTTCTGGCCTTATCCTATCTTGCAGAAAAAAGTAGAAATGAGACCTATATGGAAATCTGCAGGGACTGGGCGCAGTGGCTTGTGGAAGAGCTGCCCATGACAGAGGAAGGCGGATTCCAGCATCTGACCTCCGATACTTTAAACGAGCAGGAGCTGTGGGATGACACGTTGTTTATGGCTGTTTTATTTCTGGCCCGTATGGGAGTTCTGCTTGATAATAAAAAATGGATTAATGAAGCGGAATACCAGTTTCTCCTTCATGCGAAATATCTGGCTGACAGAAAAAGCGGTCTCTGGTATCATGGCTGGACATTTCATGGCCGGCATAATTTCTCAAATGCATTCTGGGGAAGAGGAAACAGCTGGATCACTATGGCGATTCCGGAGCTATTCGGCATCATTCCATGCAGCGGAGCTGTGAAGCATTATTTGACAGAAGTGTTGAAAAATCAGATTGAGGCGCTGGTCTCCTACCAGAATGAAAGCGGTATGTGGCATACGGTAATCAATGACAGTACGTCTTATGTGGAGGCAAGTGCAACTTGCGGGTTTGCTTATGGAATATTGAAAGCGGTCCATCTGGGACTTATTGATCCGTCATATGAAGAAAATGCCAGAAAGGCTCTTTTGCCGGTTCTTCAATGCATTGATGCAGAAGGCGTGGTGCATCAGGTATCTTATGGAACGCCCATGGGTAGAGAAAGTGTACAGTTTTATAAGGATGTTGAACTTCGCCCAATGCCATATGGACAGGCAATGGCAATCCTGTTCCTGTTAGAAGCGTCAAAATAA